The following are from one region of the Segatella oris genome:
- a CDS encoding TonB-dependent receptor produces the protein MNRKPKMLMAALIAVSQSYAAKESIDTLKTYELQNVQVTSTRAGKHTPMAFSTLNKDQIKKINHGQDIPFLLSLTPSVTTTSDAGNGIGYTSLKVRGTDPSRINFTANGIPVNDAESSQVFFVNMSDFMSSVKDLQIQRGVGTSTNGSAAFGATVNMQTDAPSLYPYLNFNASAGSYATHKENLRFGSGLLGNHWSFDGRLSNIASNGYIERAASQLNSYFLQGAYTGDNTLVKLLTFNGIEKTYHAWDYATKEQMEKYGRRYNPCGEYKDADGNTRYYDNQTDNYHQQNYQLIWNQLLGDRFNFNVALHYTAGFGYYEQYMVGQKLAKYGLTTTNLKSDLIRRKNLRNDFFGGVYALNYKHNRLEASLGGAINHYNGRHFGTIVSVINPTVANYPDNEYYRNKAEKNENSIYGKLNYELVKGLNAYADLQYRYIRYRIENPEDKYTTVHSADWRYDERYKFLNPKAGLFWQINPNHAVYGSWALSHREPVRNDFEGNPAPKPRAERMNDWELGYKYQGVKFSAGLNLYYMAYKDQFVLTGERNAIGEMIHRNVGSSYREGVELQAAWKPMSWFRWDMNTTLSRNRAKDWTVKSDNNKSLSFGTTHLSFSPDLIFNNIFTFDYRGFEASVQSQYVGEQYMTNDNNRNLMLDAYFITNLDLSYSFKMKSVKAITVGATIYNLFSEKYFTNGYASASYDDNGKETKTESAYSPQAPTYFLAHLSITF, from the coding sequence ATGAACAGAAAACCAAAAATGCTGATGGCCGCTTTGATAGCAGTGAGCCAGAGTTATGCAGCAAAGGAGTCCATCGACACACTCAAGACCTATGAGTTACAGAATGTACAAGTCACATCAACTCGTGCAGGAAAGCATACTCCCATGGCCTTTTCAACGCTCAATAAAGACCAAATCAAGAAGATTAATCATGGTCAGGATATTCCTTTTCTGCTTTCTCTCACGCCGAGTGTAACCACAACAAGCGATGCAGGAAACGGCATTGGCTACACTTCCTTGAAAGTACGTGGCACCGACCCGAGCCGTATCAACTTCACCGCTAACGGCATTCCTGTGAATGATGCAGAGAGTTCGCAAGTGTTTTTCGTTAACATGAGCGACTTCATGTCAAGCGTAAAAGACCTTCAGATACAGCGAGGTGTGGGCACATCTACCAATGGAAGCGCTGCATTTGGTGCCACTGTGAACATGCAGACAGATGCTCCTTCGCTCTATCCTTACTTGAATTTCAATGCTTCTGCAGGCAGTTACGCCACGCATAAAGAGAATTTGCGCTTCGGTTCGGGCCTTTTGGGAAACCATTGGAGCTTTGACGGCCGCCTCTCCAATATCGCCAGCAACGGTTATATAGAGCGTGCTGCGAGCCAACTGAACTCCTATTTCCTGCAAGGTGCCTATACCGGAGACAACACACTCGTGAAACTGCTCACTTTCAACGGTATAGAAAAGACATACCATGCCTGGGATTACGCCACAAAAGAGCAGATGGAGAAGTATGGAAGACGCTATAATCCATGCGGAGAATACAAGGATGCAGACGGCAATACACGCTACTATGACAACCAGACTGACAACTATCACCAGCAAAACTACCAGCTTATCTGGAACCAGTTGCTTGGTGATAGGTTCAATTTCAACGTAGCCCTGCACTATACGGCAGGCTTCGGCTACTATGAACAGTATATGGTGGGGCAGAAACTTGCCAAGTATGGACTTACAACCACAAACTTGAAATCAGATCTTATCCGTCGAAAGAACTTGCGAAATGACTTCTTTGGTGGCGTATATGCCTTGAATTACAAGCACAACCGACTTGAAGCGTCGCTCGGTGGAGCCATAAACCATTATAACGGACGCCATTTCGGAACCATTGTCAGCGTGATTAATCCCACTGTTGCCAACTATCCCGATAACGAATACTATCGAAACAAGGCCGAAAAAAACGAAAATAGCATCTACGGAAAGCTGAACTATGAACTCGTCAAGGGCCTCAACGCCTATGCAGACCTGCAATATCGCTACATCAGATACCGCATAGAGAATCCCGAAGACAAATACACGACCGTGCATTCTGCGGATTGGCGTTATGACGAACGCTACAAATTCCTCAATCCCAAGGCTGGGCTTTTCTGGCAAATCAACCCTAATCACGCGGTATATGGCTCGTGGGCACTCTCTCATCGCGAGCCAGTGCGCAACGATTTCGAGGGAAATCCCGCCCCAAAGCCACGTGCTGAGCGCATGAACGACTGGGAATTGGGCTACAAGTACCAAGGAGTGAAGTTCAGTGCAGGCCTTAATCTCTACTACATGGCCTACAAAGACCAGTTTGTTCTCACCGGAGAGCGAAACGCTATCGGTGAGATGATCCACCGAAATGTAGGGAGTTCCTATCGCGAAGGCGTTGAATTGCAGGCTGCCTGGAAGCCCATGAGCTGGTTTCGCTGGGACATGAACACCACATTGAGCCGTAACCGCGCGAAAGACTGGACGGTAAAGAGCGATAACAATAAGTCACTCAGCTTTGGAACTACCCACCTCAGCTTCTCGCCCGACCTCATTTTCAACAACATTTTCACCTTTGACTATCGCGGTTTCGAAGCATCTGTGCAAAGCCAATACGTCGGAGAGCAGTATATGACCAATGACAACAACCGCAATCTCATGCTTGATGCTTACTTCATCACTAATCTTGACCTGAGTTACAGCTTTAAGATGAAGTCGGTGAAAGCCATTACAGTAGGCGCAACGATATACAACCTGTTCTCCGAAAAGTATTTCACGAACGGCTATGCCAGCGCAAGTTATGATGACAACGGAAAGGAAACTAAGACAGAATCAGCCTATTCTCCACAGGCACCCACTTACTTTCTGGCGCATTTAAGCATCACCTTCTGA
- the pnuC gene encoding nicotinamide riboside transporter PnuC: MTAYLSLHWLDILTTLLGLTYIVLEYRASIFLWLVGIVMPLLDIWLYFSHGLYGDAAMAVYYTGAALYGYAVWRFGRKHGQQQGQALPITRMRRRLYLPATVFFFVAWGVTYWVLRSFTNSTVPLLDAFTNALSFVGLWALARKYIEQWAFWLVVDVISCYLYIVKGIPFKAGLYGLYVAIAVAGYYKWKQMMQQQHEQLSAHQQ, from the coding sequence ATGACAGCATACTTATCACTCCACTGGCTCGATATTCTGACTACGCTCTTAGGTCTCACCTACATCGTATTGGAGTATCGGGCGAGTATCTTTCTATGGCTCGTGGGCATCGTGATGCCCCTGCTTGACATCTGGCTTTACTTCAGTCACGGTCTCTATGGCGATGCAGCTATGGCCGTTTACTATACGGGAGCCGCCCTCTATGGCTATGCCGTGTGGCGCTTCGGTCGTAAACACGGACAGCAACAAGGGCAGGCTCTGCCCATCACCCGCATGCGCCGACGCCTCTATCTGCCTGCAACAGTGTTCTTTTTCGTGGCCTGGGGCGTCACCTACTGGGTGTTGCGAAGCTTCACCAACTCTACAGTGCCACTGCTTGATGCCTTTACCAACGCGCTGAGTTTCGTTGGTTTGTGGGCTTTGGCACGCAAATATATCGAGCAATGGGCTTTCTGGCTCGTGGTAGATGTCATCAGTTGCTATCTCTACATCGTCAAAGGAATTCCTTTCAAAGCCGGACTTTATGGCTTATATGTGGCGATTGCCGTGGCCGGATACTACAAATGGAAACAAATGATGCAACAACAACATGAACAACTATCCGCTCATCAACAGTGA
- a CDS encoding thiamine diphosphokinase has product MNNYPLINSETHFDMLIVANGSYPENEVGQTIIRHARHLIACDGAALSLIDHGIRSGQMTVVGDGDSLLAELKTRLNFLHMAEQDDNDLTKATRYATTLPHIQEGSRIAYLGTTGKREDHSLTNIALMMRYYSEFHLQPVMITDHGYFIPTQGNSTFKTFARQQVSIFNFGCKQLKSKGLVWDSFAYDALWQGTLNEAQGDEISFQADGPYLVYLTFEGKRKCQSNRQGK; this is encoded by the coding sequence ATGAACAACTATCCGCTCATCAACAGTGAAACTCACTTCGACATGCTCATCGTGGCCAATGGTTCCTACCCCGAAAACGAGGTAGGCCAAACCATAATTCGCCATGCCCGACACCTCATCGCATGTGATGGCGCAGCCTTATCACTCATTGACCACGGCATTCGTTCCGGGCAAATGACGGTGGTTGGTGACGGAGACAGTCTGTTGGCAGAACTGAAAACACGTTTGAATTTCCTCCACATGGCCGAGCAAGATGATAACGACTTGACCAAAGCCACACGCTATGCAACCACGCTTCCGCACATCCAAGAGGGCAGCCGGATTGCTTATTTAGGAACCACAGGCAAGCGCGAAGACCACTCATTAACCAACATCGCGCTCATGATGCGCTATTATTCAGAGTTTCATCTGCAGCCCGTCATGATTACAGACCACGGATATTTCATCCCCACCCAAGGCAACAGCACTTTCAAAACGTTTGCCCGGCAACAGGTAAGTATCTTCAATTTCGGGTGCAAGCAACTGAAAAGCAAAGGCCTTGTATGGGATTCTTTCGCCTATGATGCGCTATGGCAGGGCACACTTAACGAGGCACAAGGAGATGAAATCAGTTTCCAGGCTGACGGGCCTTATCTTGTTTACCTTACATTTGAGGGCAAACGAAAATGCCAAAGCAATAGACAAGGAAAATAA
- the dnaA gene encoding chromosomal replication initiator protein DnaA produces the protein MKVSPDNRWGKSLALIRQNVTQQQFETWFKPIVFEHYNEATKTILVQVPSLFVYEYLEENFLNLLKTVLYRSFGEGAQLTYRVVTDKEHKLTQDLEADPTDAEPRKERSGANQSPSPMDVDKAADIDTQLDPHLNFKNYVEGTSNKLARSLGLSIAEHPSQPQFNPMFIYGPSGCGKTHLINAIGLRCKQLYPEKRVLYISARLFQSQFVDANLHSSINDFIRFYQTIDMLIVDDIQEWVNATKTQDTFFHIFNHLFRNGKRILLVSDRPPVDLKGMNERLLTRFSCGLIAELEKPNVELCTDILKAKIRRDGLHIPDEVIRFIASTANGSVRDLEGVVNSLLAYSVVYNSNVDMRLAERVIKRAVKVDDNPLTVDEILDTVCNHFSVTLSAVNSKSRKHDLVIARQVTMYLAQKYTKMPASRIGRLVGNRDHSTVIHSCAQVENRLKVDSSFKEEVNSIEVSFKLKS, from the coding sequence ATGAAAGTGAGTCCTGATAACCGTTGGGGCAAATCGCTTGCGCTCATCAGGCAGAACGTGACGCAACAGCAATTTGAAACCTGGTTCAAACCTATTGTCTTTGAGCATTACAACGAAGCAACGAAGACTATCTTAGTTCAAGTACCCAGCTTGTTTGTGTATGAGTACTTGGAAGAGAACTTCTTGAACCTACTCAAAACCGTGCTCTATCGCTCGTTTGGTGAGGGTGCACAGCTCACTTATCGCGTTGTTACAGACAAGGAACACAAGCTGACTCAAGACTTAGAAGCCGATCCAACAGATGCTGAACCACGCAAAGAGCGCAGCGGGGCCAATCAGTCGCCTTCGCCTATGGACGTAGACAAGGCTGCCGATATAGACACTCAGCTTGATCCCCACCTTAATTTCAAGAATTATGTTGAGGGAACCAGCAACAAATTAGCACGCAGTTTGGGGCTTTCTATCGCTGAACATCCGTCTCAACCGCAGTTCAACCCGATGTTCATCTATGGCCCTTCCGGTTGTGGAAAAACTCATCTTATCAATGCTATCGGCCTCCGTTGCAAGCAGCTTTATCCTGAAAAGCGCGTGCTTTACATTAGTGCACGCCTCTTCCAATCGCAGTTTGTAGACGCCAATCTCCACAGTTCTATCAACGACTTCATTCGCTTTTATCAGACGATTGACATGTTGATTGTCGATGATATCCAAGAATGGGTCAATGCAACCAAGACACAAGACACTTTCTTTCATATCTTCAACCATCTCTTCCGCAATGGAAAACGCATACTTTTAGTAAGCGATCGTCCGCCGGTCGACCTGAAAGGCATGAACGAACGACTGCTCACACGTTTCTCCTGTGGGCTTATTGCAGAGTTGGAGAAGCCGAATGTGGAATTATGTACCGACATTCTGAAGGCTAAAATCCGTCGCGATGGCCTGCATATTCCCGATGAAGTCATCCGTTTTATAGCCTCAACAGCCAATGGAAGTGTGCGTGATCTTGAAGGCGTTGTCAATTCATTGCTGGCTTACAGCGTAGTTTACAACAGCAATGTTGACATGCGTTTGGCCGAAAGAGTCATCAAGCGGGCGGTGAAAGTGGATGACAATCCGCTCACAGTTGACGAAATTCTCGACACGGTATGCAATCATTTCAGCGTTACTTTGAGTGCTGTCAACAGCAAGAGTCGCAAGCATGATCTCGTGATTGCCCGCCAAGTGACGATGTATCTCGCCCAGAAATATACCAAGATGCCTGCATCTCGCATCGGCCGTCTTGTCGGAAACCGTGATCATTCCACAGTAATTCATAGTTGTGCACAGGTAGAAAACCGCTTGAAAGTAGACAGTTCGTTCAAGGAAGAAGTGAATTCTATCGAGGTTTCGTTTAAGTTAAAGTCTTGA
- a CDS encoding MlaD family protein: MKLTKEIKIAIVAIVGILVLFFGLNFLKGMTLFSNDNTYYVSFKDISGLSSSNPIYADGYKVGVVKRIQYDYDKGGDILVQINVDQDLRIPKGSSAEIESDIMGNIKMNLLLANNPRERVNPGETMIGSTKNGLMGKVASLVPTVEVMLPKIDSILTNLNALLANPALAQSLQNIEGITGNLKTTSKQLNVLMADLNKNVPGLLHKANGVLTNADKFTGNLARVDVAGTMSQVDQTIANLKDFTHQLNSREGSLGLLMHDPTLYNNMNKTMRSADSLLINVRQHPKRYVHFSVFGRKEK; encoded by the coding sequence ATGAAGTTAACAAAGGAAATCAAAATTGCAATAGTAGCCATAGTGGGTATTCTTGTGCTCTTTTTCGGACTCAACTTCCTTAAGGGAATGACGCTGTTTTCCAATGACAACACTTATTATGTGTCGTTCAAGGATATCAGCGGATTGTCTTCTTCCAATCCGATCTATGCCGATGGATACAAGGTGGGCGTTGTGAAACGCATTCAATATGACTACGATAAGGGTGGAGATATCCTTGTTCAGATTAATGTAGACCAAGACCTTCGCATCCCGAAAGGCAGTTCTGCCGAGATAGAAAGCGACATCATGGGTAACATTAAAATGAATTTACTCTTGGCTAATAATCCTCGTGAGCGCGTCAATCCCGGCGAAACGATGATTGGTTCGACGAAAAACGGACTTATGGGAAAGGTTGCAAGCTTAGTGCCTACAGTAGAAGTGATGTTGCCGAAGATAGACAGTATCCTCACAAACCTCAATGCGTTGTTGGCTAATCCGGCACTTGCCCAGTCGCTTCAAAACATTGAAGGTATCACCGGTAACCTCAAGACGACTTCCAAACAGCTGAATGTTCTGATGGCAGATCTCAACAAGAACGTACCCGGGTTGCTGCATAAGGCCAACGGTGTGCTGACGAATGCCGATAAGTTTACAGGCAATTTGGCGCGTGTGGATGTAGCAGGAACGATGTCACAAGTAGACCAGACAATAGCAAATCTCAAGGATTTCACCCATCAACTCAATAGCAGGGAAGGCTCTTTGGGCCTGCTGATGCACGATCCGACACTGTATAACAATATGAACAAGACCATGCGCAGTGCCGACTCTTTGTTGATAAATGTGCGGCAACATCCCAAGCGTTATGTGCATTTCTCTGTCTTTGGAAGAAAAGAAAAATAA
- a CDS encoding N-acetylmuramoyl-L-alanine amidase translates to MRRKRVFFLITMLLFAVAVMAANRKFTLVIDAGHGGTDHGAPGSYSKEKDLTLKYALAFGRYVEDNSPDVRVVYTRKTDVFVTLAGRADIANKCNADLFLSFHINAVTGSKSAHGFQSWTLGRGEHSGDRGIKANLDVAKRENSVMFLEKDYKTVYKGFDTNSSESDIMYEFIADKNREKSVELSRLLQQYVCASTGRVNGGSHQNNLAVLRLTSMPSCLLELGFISTPDEEDFLNDDASVALYVKGVYNAFMKYRQRYGNDISVPYKPIKEEPTIPQVVPSDYRKPAADNPAPRKSKRRVERKSAEADNNLAKVEPPHKEGDVQVPNRVENDKPVFKVQLLVSSNVLKSDDNRFKGLTNIESYKEGLYKYTYGASTNYNEIYRLRKQILDRFPDAFIVAFKNGNKMDINAAIQEFKLKR, encoded by the coding sequence ATGCGTAGAAAGAGAGTCTTCTTCCTGATAACAATGTTGCTGTTTGCTGTTGCTGTCATGGCGGCAAACCGCAAGTTTACACTCGTTATTGATGCCGGACACGGTGGAACTGACCACGGAGCACCTGGTAGTTACTCTAAAGAAAAAGACCTTACACTGAAATATGCGCTTGCTTTTGGGCGCTATGTTGAGGATAATAGTCCCGATGTTCGTGTGGTCTATACGCGTAAGACCGATGTTTTCGTAACTTTGGCAGGGCGTGCTGATATTGCCAATAAGTGCAATGCCGACCTTTTCTTATCGTTCCATATCAATGCGGTTACAGGTTCGAAATCGGCCCACGGCTTTCAAAGTTGGACGTTAGGTCGCGGTGAACATTCAGGCGATCGAGGCATTAAAGCCAACCTCGACGTAGCAAAACGCGAGAATTCTGTCATGTTCTTAGAGAAAGACTACAAGACAGTTTATAAGGGTTTTGACACGAATTCTTCGGAAAGTGATATCATGTATGAGTTCATTGCAGATAAGAATCGTGAGAAAAGTGTTGAACTTTCACGCCTATTACAACAGTATGTATGCGCTTCAACGGGTCGTGTCAATGGAGGATCTCACCAGAATAACCTCGCAGTTCTGCGCCTAACGTCAATGCCAAGCTGTCTTTTGGAGTTGGGGTTCATATCGACTCCTGATGAAGAAGACTTCTTGAATGATGATGCTTCAGTAGCTTTGTATGTGAAAGGTGTTTATAATGCCTTCATGAAATATCGTCAACGTTATGGCAACGACATCAGTGTGCCTTATAAACCCATTAAGGAAGAGCCTACAATACCGCAGGTTGTGCCCTCTGATTACCGAAAACCAGCTGCTGATAATCCAGCTCCACGCAAGTCAAAGCGACGTGTCGAACGCAAGTCGGCTGAGGCAGATAACAACCTTGCAAAAGTGGAACCACCACATAAGGAAGGTGATGTTCAGGTACCGAATAGGGTAGAGAACGACAAACCTGTATTCAAAGTGCAGCTCCTTGTCAGTTCCAATGTGCTGAAATCTGATGACAACCGCTTCAAAGGATTGACCAATATTGAGTCGTATAAAGAGGGACTGTATAAGTACACTTATGGGGCATCGACCAATTACAACGAGATATATCGGCTGCGTAAGCAGATACTTGACAGGTTCCCTGACGCTTTTATAGTTGCTTTCAAGAATGGAAACAAGATGGATATCAACGCTGCTATTCAGGAATTCAAATTGAAAAGATAG
- the folB gene encoding dihydroneopterin aldolase, translated as MKIRNSYIFLNGLRFHAFHGVMPQERLTGNDYRVDLRISYPLDEAVISDDVADTLNYAAVYELVSQEMKVPGNLVERVAYRIADRLFRKFSSIRELDIKVLKCNPPMGADGEGAGVELHLINDKTE; from the coding sequence ATGAAAATCAGAAATAGTTATATCTTTCTTAACGGCCTGCGGTTTCATGCATTCCATGGTGTGATGCCGCAGGAGCGTTTGACTGGTAATGATTATCGGGTGGATTTGAGAATTAGTTACCCGTTGGATGAAGCCGTTATTTCCGATGATGTAGCTGATACCTTGAATTATGCGGCGGTCTATGAGCTTGTTTCGCAGGAGATGAAAGTGCCCGGTAATCTCGTTGAACGCGTGGCTTATAGGATTGCTGATCGCCTGTTTCGAAAGTTTTCTTCTATCAGGGAACTCGACATAAAAGTACTCAAATGCAATCCACCAATGGGTGCTGACGGTGAAGGTGCAGGCGTTGAACTTCATTTAATAAATGATAAAACTGAATGA
- a CDS encoding adenosylcobalamin-dependent ribonucleoside-diphosphate reductase yields MESNKIYSFEEAYQTSLKYFDGDELAARVWVNKYAMKDSFGHIFECSPEDMHRRIANEVARIEAKYKNPMNAQEIFEMLDHFKYIVPAGSPMTGIGNSHQVASLSNCFVIGLEGKADSYGAIMRIDEEQVQLMKRRGGVGHDLSHIRPKGSPVNNSALTSTGLVPFMERYSNSTREVAQDGRRGALMLSVSIKHPDSEAFIDAKMEEGKVTGANVSVKLDDEFMQAAVDDRNYMQQWPIDAKEPKMTKEISARKLWEKIVHNAWKSAEPGVLFWDTILRESIPDCYADFGFTTVSTNPCGEIPLCPYDSCRLLSINLYSYVEKPFTTEASFNFDKFKKHVQIAQRIMDDIVDLEMEKIDLIIHKIKEDPENNEVKEAEYHLWEKIKRKSGMGRRTGVGITAEGDMLAALGLRYGTQEATDFSVSVHKTLALNAYRSSVTMAKERGAFEIYDAKREVNNPFVQRIKEADPELFADMQQYGRRNIACLTIAPTGTTSLMTQTTSGIEPVFMPVYKRRRKVNPNDADVHVDFVDEVGDSFEEYIVYHRKFLQWMQVNGYDTEKRYTQEEIDHLVAKSPYYKATANDVDWLMKVKMQGAIQKWVDHSISVTVNLPHDVDESLVNRLYVEAWKSGCKGCTIYRDGSRAGVMISVSKKDKKKGSHTEGADVREDTPKQHECVRPEVTEVRPKELECDVVRFQNNKEKWVAFVGLLNGYPYEIFTGLQDDEEGIVLPKNVTKGKIIKSTIEDGSHRYDFQFENKRGYKTTVEGLSEKFNPEYWNYAKLISGVLRYRMPIDHVMKLVSSLQLKDESINTWKNGVERALKKYIVDGTKANGQKCPVCGHETLVYQEGCLICTNCGASRCG; encoded by the coding sequence ATGGAAAGCAATAAGATCTATTCTTTTGAAGAAGCATACCAAACTTCTTTGAAATACTTTGATGGCGACGAGCTTGCTGCCCGCGTTTGGGTAAATAAGTATGCAATGAAAGATAGCTTCGGGCATATCTTTGAGTGCAGTCCTGAAGACATGCATCGGCGTATTGCCAATGAAGTGGCACGTATAGAAGCGAAGTATAAGAACCCGATGAACGCGCAGGAAATATTCGAAATGCTCGATCATTTCAAGTATATTGTGCCGGCAGGAAGCCCAATGACCGGCATCGGAAACAGCCACCAAGTGGCCAGTTTGAGCAATTGCTTCGTGATAGGTCTTGAAGGAAAGGCCGACAGTTACGGTGCTATCATGCGCATTGACGAGGAACAAGTGCAGCTGATGAAGCGTCGTGGCGGTGTTGGTCACGACTTGAGCCATATCCGTCCGAAAGGAAGTCCGGTGAATAATTCGGCACTTACGTCAACAGGTCTTGTGCCTTTCATGGAGCGTTACAGTAATTCTACGCGCGAAGTGGCGCAGGATGGCCGTCGCGGTGCACTGATGCTGTCGGTCAGTATCAAGCATCCCGACAGCGAAGCTTTCATTGATGCCAAGATGGAAGAAGGCAAGGTGACGGGTGCAAACGTGTCAGTGAAGCTCGATGATGAGTTCATGCAGGCTGCTGTTGATGACAGAAATTACATGCAGCAGTGGCCTATTGATGCGAAAGAACCTAAGATGACGAAGGAGATTTCAGCCCGCAAGCTGTGGGAAAAGATAGTGCATAATGCGTGGAAGAGTGCAGAACCCGGCGTCTTGTTCTGGGATACAATCCTCCGCGAGAGTATTCCCGACTGCTATGCTGACTTCGGTTTCACCACCGTGAGCACCAACCCATGCGGTGAAATCCCGTTGTGTCCTTATGATTCCTGCCGTCTGTTGAGCATCAATCTCTATAGTTATGTGGAGAAACCTTTTACAACAGAGGCTTCATTCAATTTCGACAAGTTCAAGAAGCACGTTCAGATTGCACAGCGTATCATGGATGATATCGTTGATCTTGAAATGGAAAAGATAGACCTTATCATTCATAAGATCAAGGAAGATCCTGAGAACAATGAGGTAAAAGAGGCTGAATATCATCTTTGGGAGAAGATAAAGCGCAAGAGTGGAATGGGACGTCGTACCGGTGTCGGCATCACTGCAGAGGGTGACATGCTTGCAGCTTTGGGATTACGCTATGGTACTCAGGAGGCAACAGACTTTTCGGTGTCTGTTCATAAGACTTTAGCTTTGAATGCTTATCGCTCATCTGTGACCATGGCAAAGGAGCGTGGGGCTTTCGAAATCTATGATGCTAAGCGTGAAGTCAATAATCCTTTCGTTCAAAGAATAAAGGAGGCTGATCCTGAACTCTTTGCAGATATGCAGCAATATGGCCGACGCAACATTGCCTGTCTGACTATTGCACCGACCGGAACAACTTCACTGATGACACAGACTACCAGCGGAATAGAGCCGGTTTTCATGCCTGTATATAAGCGTCGGCGTAAGGTTAACCCCAATGATGCTGATGTTCATGTGGATTTTGTAGACGAAGTGGGCGACAGTTTCGAGGAGTATATCGTTTATCATCGTAAGTTTTTGCAGTGGATGCAGGTCAACGGATACGATACAGAGAAGCGATATACGCAGGAAGAGATAGATCATCTCGTTGCAAAATCACCTTATTATAAGGCTACCGCCAATGATGTTGACTGGCTGATGAAGGTGAAGATGCAGGGCGCTATACAGAAATGGGTGGATCATAGCATCTCCGTGACAGTCAATCTGCCTCATGATGTCGATGAAAGTCTTGTGAATCGTCTTTATGTTGAAGCCTGGAAGAGCGGTTGCAAGGGTTGTACTATCTATCGGGATGGTAGCCGTGCGGGGGTAATGATATCTGTTTCGAAGAAAGACAAGAAGAAAGGCAGTCATACAGAAGGCGCAGATGTTCGGGAAGATACACCGAAACAGCACGAGTGTGTTCGTCCGGAAGTGACAGAAGTACGGCCGAAAGAACTCGAATGTGATGTTGTTCGTTTCCAGAACAACAAGGAGAAATGGGTGGCTTTTGTGGGCTTGCTCAATGGTTATCCTTATGAAATCTTCACTGGTTTGCAGGATGATGAAGAAGGAATTGTGTTGCCAAAGAATGTCACTAAAGGCAAGATCATCAAGTCTACCATTGAGGATGGCTCGCATCGTTATGATTTTCAGTTTGAAAACAAGCGGGGATACAAAACTACAGTGGAGGGACTGAGCGAGAAGTTCAACCCGGAATATTGGAACTATGCAAAGTTGATATCCGGCGTTTTGCGCTATCGTATGCCGATTGATCATGTGATGAAGCTTGTGAGTTCATTGCAATTGAAGGATGAAAGCATTAATACTTGGAAGAATGGAGTAGAGCGTGCGCTGAAGAAATATATCGTTGATGGCACTAAAGCCAATGGACAGAAGTGCCCGGTATGCGGTCATGAGACGCTCGTCTATCAGGAAGGATGCCTCATTTGCACTAACTGTGGCGCCAGTCGGTGTGGTTGA
- a CDS encoding nitroreductase family protein, which translates to MNTFQNRKTIRKYACKEVSKQLLNRLLETAERTPTMGNLQLYSVVVTRSKERKEQLSPAHFNQPMVVEAPVVLTICADFRRTTAWAEQRKATPGYDNFLSFMNASTDALLYTQTFCNLAEAEGLGTCFLGTTLYMPQMIIDILKLPRLVFPVATITLGWPDENPALTDRLPLRAIMHQETFNDYTSNCINDIYHEKETLPENKHFMEINHKETLAQVFTDLRYTKKDNEEMSKGFLEALKKQGFL; encoded by the coding sequence ATGAATACATTCCAAAACAGAAAGACTATCAGGAAATATGCATGCAAAGAGGTCAGCAAGCAGTTGCTAAATCGCCTGTTGGAAACGGCAGAACGTACCCCAACGATGGGCAATCTGCAACTCTATAGCGTTGTCGTGACCCGCAGTAAAGAAAGGAAAGAACAGCTGTCTCCGGCGCATTTCAATCAGCCCATGGTAGTGGAAGCGCCTGTGGTACTGACGATTTGCGCTGATTTCCGACGCACAACAGCATGGGCCGAGCAGCGAAAAGCAACACCGGGATATGATAATTTCCTCTCATTCATGAATGCTTCAACAGATGCTTTGCTTTATACGCAGACCTTTTGTAACCTTGCTGAGGCTGAAGGATTGGGCACCTGCTTTCTCGGAACCACGCTCTATATGCCACAAATGATTATTGATATCCTGAAACTTCCACGCTTGGTGTTTCCTGTGGCAACGATAACTTTGGGCTGGCCTGACGAAAATCCCGCTCTCACCGACCGCCTTCCATTGCGTGCTATCATGCATCAGGAGACTTTTAACGACTACACTTCCAACTGTATCAACGACATCTATCACGAAAAAGAGACTTTACCCGAGAACAAACATTTCATGGAAATCAATCATAAGGAGACGCTTGCACAGGTGTTTACTGACCTTAGATATACGAAGAAAGATAACGAGGAAATGAGTAAAGGCTTTTTAGAAGCACTGAAAAAGCAAGGGTTTTTGTAA